A window from Acetomicrobium sp. S15 = DSM 107314 encodes these proteins:
- a CDS encoding PIG-L family deacetylase, with protein MNILVVAAHPDDEVLGCGGTIARLTQEGHDVYIAILGEGITSRY; from the coding sequence ATGAATATTTTAGTTGTGGCTGCGCACCCCGATGACGAAGTCCTTGGTTGCGGTGGCACTATCGCTCGACTAACCCAAGAAGGGCACGACGTTTACATTGCCATTTTGGGCGAAGGCATCACGTCCCGCTACGA